From Alteromonas sp. RKMC-009, one genomic window encodes:
- a CDS encoding ABC transporter substrate-binding protein, producing the protein MTAPRQIIFLFLLSSFILACTPAPKDTTLHISGPFEPVNLDPASAGYMYTRMQIIETLVDVDNDGNLIPGLATSWKSNADLTRWTFHLRPGVTFHDGTLMDAESVRKSLAVALGKPAPFPVDIVTNIEIVDPLTVSFTLKSPYRPFPSLLSNYTTAILSPASFGKFNRMKALIGTGPYEITDFIPPHNIKAKRFEKYRNGPATIESVDYVTGHRSETRALMVRTGQADIVFNLDPPATEMLKQDPDVNVHTRFIPRTTLVKLNSGNEKLSDVRVRQALSLAIDRQAIAEGILHVKGAEANQLFGPSMGTWHDASLPPLATNIEKAKTLLNEAGWKLRDDGIRYRDGKPLSLSMITYANRPELITIATAIQAQWREAGVELAVHMENASAIPSGHSDGTLETALLARNFANIPDPLGILLADFTSVEGGEWGPMNWSNDRVFSIVNQLASGKPDDNYYVLQKELISTLNEDMPLIPVAFYVQQSATSSRVRNFSFDPYERSFRIDQMRFQSK; encoded by the coding sequence TTGACTGCGCCGCGACAAATTATTTTTCTATTCTTATTAAGTTCATTTATTCTGGCCTGTACACCTGCGCCCAAAGACACGACTTTACATATCAGCGGCCCCTTTGAGCCGGTTAATCTGGACCCGGCTTCCGCTGGTTATATGTATACCCGGATGCAAATTATAGAAACACTGGTAGACGTGGATAATGATGGGAACCTGATACCGGGTCTGGCAACTTCCTGGAAAAGCAATGCAGATTTGACCCGCTGGACATTTCATCTCAGACCCGGCGTAACATTTCACGACGGCACTTTGATGGACGCAGAGTCGGTTCGAAAGAGCCTTGCTGTGGCGCTGGGAAAGCCAGCTCCCTTTCCGGTCGATATCGTCACCAACATTGAAATCGTTGACCCGCTGACGGTGAGTTTTACACTTAAATCGCCTTACCGGCCTTTTCCTTCCCTGCTTTCCAACTACACGACAGCAATTTTATCGCCCGCGTCGTTTGGCAAATTTAACCGGATGAAGGCACTGATTGGTACGGGTCCTTATGAAATCACTGATTTCATACCGCCCCATAACATTAAAGCTAAGCGTTTTGAAAAATATCGCAATGGCCCTGCAACCATCGAGTCCGTTGACTATGTAACCGGACACAGGTCAGAAACCCGTGCCCTCATGGTAAGAACGGGCCAGGCAGATATTGTTTTTAATCTCGATCCGCCGGCAACAGAGATGTTGAAACAGGACCCGGATGTAAATGTGCACACCCGATTTATCCCCAGAACGACTCTGGTCAAGCTGAACAGCGGAAACGAAAAACTCAGTGATGTGCGGGTAAGGCAGGCGCTGAGCCTGGCCATTGACCGTCAGGCCATCGCAGAAGGGATTCTCCATGTAAAAGGTGCTGAAGCTAATCAACTGTTCGGGCCATCCATGGGCACCTGGCATGATGCTTCTTTACCACCACTTGCTACAAATATTGAAAAAGCAAAAACGTTGCTTAATGAAGCAGGCTGGAAACTTCGTGATGACGGTATCCGCTACCGTGACGGTAAGCCGCTGTCTTTATCGATGATTACCTATGCAAACCGGCCGGAACTTATCACCATTGCCACTGCGATTCAGGCTCAGTGGCGGGAGGCTGGTGTTGAGCTGGCGGTGCATATGGAGAATGCCAGCGCCATACCTTCAGGTCACAGCGACGGCACACTGGAAACCGCTTTGCTGGCGCGCAACTTCGCCAATATTCCGGACCCTCTGGGCATCTTACTGGCCGATTTCACCTCGGTTGAAGGCGGAGAATGGGGCCCTATGAACTGGAGCAATGACCGGGTATTTTCCATCGTTAATCAGTTGGCGTCCGGTAAGCCGGATGACAACTACTATGTGTTGCAAAAAGAACTTATCAGCACGCTGAACGAAGATATGCCGCTTATTCCGGTGGCATTTTATGTTCAGCAATCAGCCACATCTTCACGGGTCAGAAATTTCAGTTTCGACCCCTATGAGCGTTCGTTCAGAATCGACCAGATGCGCTTTCAGAGTAAATAA
- a CDS encoding putative quinol monooxygenase, whose protein sequence is MMTVCVIATARTSLSDAAKVTALFETLQEHSRKEEGCIQYDLGLREVDEEVEVLVMEQWTSQAALDDHMTLPHFTAFQEVSEGLIKDITMHVYTLHS, encoded by the coding sequence ATGATGACTGTATGTGTAATTGCCACCGCAAGGACATCGCTGAGTGATGCAGCGAAAGTGACTGCATTGTTCGAAACGTTGCAGGAACACTCACGAAAGGAAGAAGGCTGTATTCAGTATGATCTTGGGTTACGTGAAGTTGACGAAGAAGTGGAAGTGCTGGTGATGGAGCAGTGGACGTCTCAGGCGGCGCTGGACGACCACATGACTCTGCCTCATTTCACAGCTTTTCAGGAAGTGTCTGAAGGCCTGATTAAAGACATCACAATGCATGTGTATACGCTGCATTCATGA
- a CDS encoding ABC transporter permease, producing the protein MSVFHRLTMQQRAGMVILLCLAVFAFCAPLAGTDPDTQDLRHAFAAPGAEHLLGTDHFGRDMLARLSGGMRISFALAIICVFSAAVSGVACGLAAAWYRRWLDTGLNFLANTILALPGLVLILVFAAIVPGSFLMIYIAISLVLWVEFFRLVRAITLPVVQGEELESSALHGFGKWYLFKRHIWPAIAPDVYSLSAFGAATSVIAMSSTGFVYVGLKPPTPELGLMIVELFPYYYKAPWLLLEPIAALFLMVFAFQLLAGKQP; encoded by the coding sequence ATGTCTGTTTTTCACAGGCTAACCATGCAGCAACGGGCTGGCATGGTAATTCTGTTATGCCTCGCTGTCTTTGCCTTTTGTGCACCGCTTGCCGGCACCGATCCTGATACACAGGATTTGCGTCATGCATTCGCCGCGCCGGGCGCAGAACACCTGCTAGGTACTGATCATTTTGGCCGCGACATGCTTGCCCGTCTGAGCGGCGGAATGCGGATTTCATTTGCGCTGGCGATAATCTGCGTTTTCAGCGCAGCAGTAAGCGGTGTAGCCTGCGGTCTGGCCGCTGCCTGGTACCGGCGCTGGCTGGATACAGGTCTGAATTTTCTGGCCAACACGATTCTGGCACTGCCCGGGCTGGTTCTGATCCTCGTTTTTGCTGCAATTGTGCCCGGTTCATTTTTGATGATCTACATCGCCATATCTCTGGTGCTGTGGGTAGAGTTTTTCAGACTCGTCAGAGCCATTACTCTGCCGGTTGTACAGGGAGAAGAACTGGAGTCTTCAGCATTGCACGGCTTCGGAAAGTGGTATCTGTTCAAACGTCATATCTGGCCTGCCATTGCACCCGATGTGTATTCTCTTTCCGCCTTCGGCGCAGCGACATCGGTCATTGCTATGTCATCAACAGGATTTGTGTACGTCGGCCTCAAGCCTCCCACGCCGGAACTCGGCCTGATGATTGTGGAACTATTTCCGTATTACTATAAAGCGCCCTGGCTGTTACTGGAGCCCATTGCAGCACTGTTTTTAATGGTTTTTGCTTTCCAGCTTCTGGCAGGTAAACAGCCATGA
- a CDS encoding ABC transporter ATP-binding protein, whose translation MNSVLQIENLTIVSSEGTLVDNLSFTVSPGEPVTIIGETGSGKSLLAHTIMGDLPRNLQATGKVLTAGHDMLQSHATQTPSSLWGRTIVMLPQEPVKALSPLMKLRQQVGEVFRFIRNLSGDNTQTSVNGALGRTGLIQAADKIPSQLSGGMAQRAAYTCVAATSAGIMIADEPTKGLDSHHKAVLGEELRQFAKTGSLLTITHDMSLAKLLGGKVIIMQKGKVLETGAAGSVLNTPRSPYGQALLNALPENWIPLSTKKRSFDPLITLQNCAIRRGTDVIFDNVSLTLGKGEIVGLTGDSGSGKSTLGNVLLGLLPADGKRHIAEPLARHNMLKIYQDPPNAFAKNVPVIQLLDDVIRLHQLDDSELDPLINELGLSRQLLQRHAGMISGGELQRVALLRALLLKPAFLVADEPASRLDPITSEVVSRLLVSSCRERQCTLLFISHDRQQLEKLCDRVIDTNSLRQQ comes from the coding sequence ATGAATTCTGTGCTTCAAATAGAAAATCTGACCATCGTTTCTTCAGAAGGCACACTGGTAGACAACCTGAGTTTCACCGTCAGCCCCGGCGAGCCGGTAACGATTATCGGAGAAACCGGCTCAGGAAAAAGCTTGCTGGCTCACACCATCATGGGAGATTTACCCCGGAATCTTCAGGCCACCGGTAAAGTGCTCACCGCCGGACATGACATGTTGCAGTCGCATGCGACGCAGACACCGTCTTCACTGTGGGGACGAACCATTGTCATGTTGCCACAGGAACCGGTGAAAGCCTTGAGCCCTCTGATGAAACTCCGGCAGCAGGTTGGCGAAGTATTCAGATTTATCAGAAATCTCAGCGGCGACAATACTCAGACATCGGTTAATGGGGCACTCGGACGCACCGGACTGATTCAGGCAGCAGATAAAATACCGTCACAACTATCAGGCGGTATGGCGCAGCGGGCCGCTTATACCTGTGTCGCGGCAACGTCTGCCGGAATCATGATTGCCGACGAGCCGACGAAAGGACTGGATAGTCATCACAAAGCGGTTCTCGGGGAAGAGCTTCGTCAGTTCGCTAAAACGGGTAGCCTGCTCACGATCACACATGATATGAGCCTTGCAAAGCTGCTTGGCGGTAAAGTCATCATTATGCAGAAAGGTAAGGTTTTGGAAACCGGTGCAGCGGGCAGCGTGCTGAATACTCCGCGCTCCCCATACGGACAAGCCCTGCTCAATGCCTTACCGGAAAACTGGATTCCGTTGAGCACTAAGAAAAGGAGTTTTGATCCACTAATTACGCTACAGAACTGCGCGATAAGACGTGGCACCGACGTTATATTTGATAATGTCAGTCTAACATTAGGGAAAGGGGAAATTGTCGGCTTAACCGGTGACAGTGGCAGCGGAAAATCCACCTTGGGGAATGTACTTCTGGGATTACTTCCGGCAGACGGTAAGCGACACATTGCTGAGCCACTGGCCCGTCACAACATGCTGAAAATCTATCAGGATCCGCCCAATGCTTTCGCTAAAAACGTGCCTGTTATTCAGCTTCTGGACGATGTTATCCGCCTCCACCAACTGGACGACAGTGAACTTGACCCGCTGATTAATGAACTCGGGCTTTCCCGGCAGTTACTGCAACGGCACGCAGGCATGATCAGCGGCGGCGAATTACAGCGGGTAGCCCTGCTGCGGGCGCTGCTATTGAAACCAGCCTTCCTGGTCGCCGATGAACCCGCCTCCCGGCTGGACCCCATAACCAGTGAAGTGGTCTCACGGTTACTGGTATCAAGCTGCCGTGAGCGGCAGTGTACGCTGCTCTTTATCAGCCACGACCGGCAACAACTGGAAAAGCTCTGTGACCGGGTGATCGATACAAACAGCCTCAGGCAGCAGTAA
- the tmpT gene encoding thiopurine S-methyltransferase yields MDPQFWMLKWQNNETGFHEPEANPNLTANINQLSLAPGSRIFVPLCGKTLDIPWLLSKGYEVVAAELSHLAIIQLFDQLNIIPDSEKLNGVTRYDVPNFTLFGGDIFDLTADMLGKVDAIYDRAALVALPFEMRVRYAAHLREITNTAPQLLVTFDYDQQKLDGPPFSVISNEVEQHYIDHYSLTLLQGKEINLKGKVPAQENVWLLK; encoded by the coding sequence ATGGATCCGCAATTCTGGATGTTAAAGTGGCAAAACAATGAAACCGGATTTCATGAGCCTGAAGCGAACCCGAATCTGACTGCCAATATTAACCAGTTATCGCTGGCTCCGGGCAGTCGTATCTTTGTGCCTTTATGCGGCAAAACACTGGATATTCCCTGGCTTTTGTCGAAGGGGTATGAAGTGGTGGCAGCAGAATTAAGCCATCTGGCGATCATTCAGTTATTCGATCAGTTAAACATTATTCCTGATTCAGAAAAGCTGAACGGCGTAACCCGCTACGACGTTCCCAATTTCACCCTTTTCGGCGGCGACATTTTTGATCTTACCGCTGACATGCTAGGCAAAGTAGACGCCATCTACGACCGTGCCGCACTGGTAGCCTTACCGTTTGAAATGCGTGTCCGCTATGCCGCTCATCTTCGTGAAATTACCAATACGGCTCCCCAGTTACTGGTGACCTTTGATTACGACCAGCAAAAGCTTGATGGCCCGCCGTTCTCAGTGATCAGCAACGAAGTAGAACAACATTACATCGACCACTACAGCTTAACATTACTGCAGGGTAAGGAAATCAACCTGAAAGGCAAAGTGCCGGCACAGGAAAATGTCTGGTTGCTGAAATAG
- a CDS encoding NADPH-dependent FMN reductase, with the protein MKVVAFGASTSKNSINKALATYTAKLVEGADVTVLDINDYDVPMFSEDKEKEIGQAEGAQKFLNDIAGADALVISFAEHNGHYPAAFKNLFDWATRINRAVYGDKPAVYLSSSPGPGGAKSVLAAATGSAGFFGGNVKASVSVANFYDVFDMETGEVKDDTIATELKAAAAKLTA; encoded by the coding sequence ATGAAAGTTGTTGCATTTGGTGCAAGTACAAGCAAAAACTCAATTAATAAGGCGTTAGCAACCTACACGGCAAAGCTGGTAGAAGGTGCTGATGTTACCGTTCTGGACATCAATGATTATGATGTTCCTATGTTCAGTGAAGATAAAGAAAAAGAGATTGGTCAGGCTGAAGGCGCACAGAAGTTTTTAAATGACATCGCCGGCGCTGATGCCCTGGTTATCTCATTTGCTGAGCACAATGGTCACTACCCGGCAGCGTTTAAAAACCTGTTTGACTGGGCAACCCGTATCAACCGCGCGGTATACGGCGACAAGCCAGCCGTTTATCTGTCATCTTCTCCGGGTCCCGGCGGCGCGAAGTCTGTACTGGCAGCAGCAACCGGTTCTGCAGGTTTCTTCGGCGGAAACGTAAAAGCATCGGTATCTGTGGCTAACTTCTACGATGTTTTCGATATGGAAACCGGTGAAGTAAAAGACGACACAATCGCGACTGAATTAAAAGCGGCAGCGGCTAAGCTGACGGCTTAA
- the dgcA gene encoding N-acetyl-D-Glu racemase DgcA, producing the protein MALTITIKHERFPLAQVFRISRGAKTAADVIHVSVSDGEHTGYGESVPYGRYGESIESVTAQLEQVRASIVSLEDHAGLPELLPAGSARNALDCALWDLTAKVTGKPVSELLDLPVTPHCFTAQTISVATVENMQASARKLKGAPIIKVKLDPDAVVDKIRAIHEVTPESRLIVDANEGWTIEDLKAVAEPLKACNVVLIEQPIPAENDEVLEHYECPIPLCADESCHTSAGLDVLRKRYQSINIKLDKTGGLTEAAALYKAARAMDFSVMVGCMVGTSLAMAPAYLLCDGADFVDLDGPILIAQDRENGFCFDNGKMWQPDTFLWGMAK; encoded by the coding sequence ATGGCATTAACAATTACAATTAAACACGAACGCTTTCCGCTTGCGCAGGTGTTTCGCATTTCCCGGGGAGCCAAAACAGCAGCCGATGTGATACATGTTTCAGTGAGTGACGGCGAGCATACCGGGTATGGTGAGTCTGTGCCCTATGGCAGATACGGCGAGTCCATCGAATCGGTTACAGCCCAGTTAGAACAGGTCAGGGCCAGCATTGTCAGCCTTGAAGATCATGCAGGACTACCGGAATTGCTGCCAGCCGGCTCTGCCCGCAATGCGCTGGATTGTGCCCTGTGGGACTTAACCGCAAAAGTAACCGGCAAACCGGTGTCTGAACTACTTGATTTACCCGTTACGCCACATTGCTTTACCGCACAAACTATCAGTGTGGCTACTGTCGAAAATATGCAGGCGTCTGCGCGTAAACTCAAAGGCGCGCCAATAATCAAAGTGAAGCTGGACCCCGATGCCGTTGTTGACAAGATCCGCGCTATTCACGAAGTCACGCCGGAAAGCCGGCTGATTGTGGATGCTAACGAAGGCTGGACCATCGAAGACTTAAAAGCCGTGGCTGAACCGCTGAAAGCCTGTAATGTTGTACTCATTGAGCAACCCATACCGGCAGAGAACGATGAAGTGCTTGAGCATTATGAATGCCCAATTCCACTTTGCGCCGACGAGTCCTGCCATACGTCAGCCGGGCTGGACGTATTGCGCAAACGCTATCAGAGCATCAACATCAAGTTAGATAAAACCGGCGGTCTCACCGAAGCTGCCGCTCTGTACAAAGCCGCAAGAGCAATGGATTTCTCTGTCATGGTAGGTTGTATGGTAGGCACATCGCTGGCAATGGCGCCGGCTTATTTGCTGTGTGACGGCGCTGACTTTGTCGACCTCGACGGCCCTATCCTCATTGCGCAGGACAGAGAAAACGGCTTCTGTTTCGACAACGGCAAAATGTGGCAACCCGATACGTTTTTGTGGGGTATGGCAAAATAA
- the dkgB gene encoding 2,5-didehydrogluconate reductase DkgB encodes MESHSSMPQLGAGTFRLKDDVAYNSVKDALEVGYRHIDTAQIYENEEAVGRALKDSDISRGELFVTTKVWNNKLNSKDFLPSVKESLEKLQVSYVDLLLIHWPSPENGESMEEYLGELAKAKAQGLTRHIGVSNFTIAHLEEAQQILGKGEIFTNQVEVHPHLTNDKLRAYCTVNDIHITGYMPFAVGKVLKDETVIQIAEKYEVSPAEVVIAWELGHGLATIPSSTKRENLATNLKGASLTLAIEDMDAIDKLNRNEREATPDFSPEWD; translated from the coding sequence ATGGAATCCCATTCATCCATGCCTCAATTAGGCGCGGGTACTTTCCGGTTAAAAGACGACGTGGCATACAACAGTGTGAAAGATGCCCTTGAAGTCGGTTACCGTCATATCGACACTGCACAAATTTATGAAAATGAAGAAGCGGTAGGCCGTGCATTGAAAGACAGCGATATCAGCAGAGGCGAATTATTTGTCACTACCAAAGTGTGGAATAACAAGCTGAACAGCAAGGACTTTCTGCCAAGTGTGAAGGAAAGTCTGGAGAAATTACAGGTCAGTTATGTTGATCTGCTGCTGATCCACTGGCCTTCTCCTGAGAACGGTGAGTCCATGGAAGAGTATTTAGGTGAACTGGCGAAAGCGAAAGCGCAGGGCCTGACCAGACACATCGGTGTTTCTAACTTTACTATTGCCCACCTGGAAGAAGCGCAGCAGATTTTAGGAAAAGGGGAAATTTTTACCAATCAGGTAGAGGTACACCCGCATTTAACTAACGACAAGCTGCGTGCATACTGTACGGTAAATGATATTCATATCACAGGTTATATGCCGTTTGCTGTTGGTAAAGTATTGAAAGACGAAACGGTGATACAAATTGCTGAGAAGTATGAAGTGTCACCCGCCGAAGTTGTGATTGCATGGGAACTGGGGCACGGTCTGGCGACCATCCCGTCATCCACTAAACGGGAAAATCTGGCGACAAACCTTAAAGGGGCATCGCTGACTCTCGCTATCGAAGACATGGATGCCATCGACAAATTAAACCGCAATGAACGTGAAGCGACGCCGGACTTTTCACCTGAGTGGGATTAA
- a CDS encoding sodium:solute symporter family transporter yields MTWLDYSIVGIYLLGLLFLGLRFRHQHSGQEYFLGGRSLAWPTLTLSVMATQLSAISFISAPAFVGLREGGGLIWLSYELALPLAVIVMLWRLLPTLHNAGVVSVYDYLEQRFSRSTRLLISFVFQISRSFATAIMIYAISLILQGTMGLNQFHAILVIGVITLIYSAMGGMKAVVYGDAIQMILIVAGAALCLWAGLDAAGGWDKVFEIIPPERLQAANTSTAGLNGSDFGLLPMLFGGLVLYASYYGCDQSEAQRALSSHSIKDLKKMMLTVAFLRFPVTLLYCAAGLVIGALVIATPELQAQIPEGEPDWMMPVFIINYLPAGIVGILVVAILAAAMSSLSSAINSLAAVTTEDICRITGAKPDDETYLKRARLAGIVWGLITLVLSLYAGNIAPTVIEAINKIGSVFYGPVLATFLAGIHSRKVSPAAANAGLLAGVAVNVFLWLSGNPLFWFWWNLIGFVITLSSAFVLSRFLPNDAAHKLPSVRGISYRAAAILAAWSGILVLTVIYLPDWLG; encoded by the coding sequence ATGACGTGGCTGGACTATTCCATAGTAGGTATTTATTTACTGGGATTATTGTTTTTAGGACTCAGGTTCAGGCATCAGCATTCCGGGCAGGAATACTTTCTCGGCGGGCGCTCACTGGCCTGGCCCACACTGACACTCTCTGTCATGGCAACCCAGCTATCCGCTATCAGCTTCATTTCCGCCCCCGCATTTGTCGGACTTCGTGAAGGTGGCGGTCTCATCTGGCTGAGCTACGAACTGGCTTTGCCGCTGGCGGTAATTGTTATGCTCTGGCGCTTGTTGCCCACCTTACACAACGCCGGTGTGGTAAGTGTCTATGACTATCTTGAACAGCGTTTCTCCCGCTCTACCCGTTTGCTGATCAGCTTCGTCTTTCAGATCAGCCGTTCCTTCGCCACTGCCATTATGATTTACGCTATCAGCCTGATATTACAAGGCACCATGGGACTGAACCAGTTCCACGCTATTCTGGTTATCGGGGTGATCACACTGATTTACTCAGCAATGGGTGGTATGAAAGCGGTGGTTTACGGTGATGCCATTCAGATGATTCTCATCGTTGCCGGCGCAGCTTTATGTCTGTGGGCGGGTCTGGACGCTGCCGGAGGCTGGGACAAAGTATTTGAAATCATTCCGCCGGAACGTCTGCAGGCAGCCAATACCAGCACAGCCGGACTAAATGGCAGCGATTTCGGTTTACTGCCCATGCTGTTTGGCGGTCTTGTACTGTATGCCTCGTATTACGGGTGTGATCAGTCTGAAGCCCAGCGGGCGCTGTCCAGCCACAGCATAAAAGATTTAAAGAAAATGATGCTGACCGTAGCCTTTCTGCGTTTTCCCGTCACATTGCTGTATTGCGCTGCGGGCCTGGTGATCGGGGCTCTTGTCATAGCAACGCCGGAATTACAGGCGCAAATCCCGGAAGGCGAACCCGACTGGATGATGCCCGTCTTTATCATTAACTATCTTCCTGCTGGCATTGTCGGCATTCTGGTGGTCGCCATTCTGGCTGCGGCTATGTCGTCGCTCAGTTCTGCCATTAACAGTCTGGCTGCGGTGACCACAGAAGACATTTGCCGAATCACCGGTGCCAAACCCGATGATGAGACCTATCTGAAACGGGCTCGCCTTGCCGGTATTGTGTGGGGACTGATCACTCTGGTGCTGTCGTTGTATGCCGGTAACATTGCTCCGACGGTAATTGAGGCCATAAATAAAATCGGTTCAGTTTTTTACGGTCCGGTGCTGGCCACATTCCTGGCGGGTATTCACAGCCGCAAGGTGTCTCCTGCTGCCGCTAATGCCGGATTACTGGCCGGTGTAGCGGTAAACGTATTTTTGTGGCTGAGCGGTAACCCGTTATTCTGGTTCTGGTGGAACCTGATTGGTTTTGTGATTACCTTGTCTTCAGCCTTTGTTTTATCCCGCTTTTTACCTAACGATGCGGCACATAAGCTGCCTTCGGTGCGGGGTATCAGTTACCGCGCTGCCGCCATTCTGGCCGCCTGGTCCGGTATTTTAGTACTGACTGTGATTTACCTGCCGGACTGGTTAGGATAA
- a CDS encoding ABC transporter permease: MLKILLSRLGQCLLMAWSVGTLTFILTRLLPGDMAYKIATGRYGDDAVSTAAANAVNAELGLDRPAFQQYLVWLGDLITGDLGTSLVTGAPVVHELKNQMSFTLVLAFWAILAAALIAFPVGLLCGAKAETVPDKASLITSTFIRSQPVFCLGLLLIFIFSMELNWFPVAGFGSAEYAVLPVLTLALSLAAVSNRVVRNSTRQAVNSAYFHFARTKGLSYAQAFTRHVIPNVIVPGLAFMGIQLIGLIEGVIMVESLFAWPGIGHGLSHAVFARDIPMLQGTALVMGMLFVAINTLVDISQHYLDPRTRLEN, encoded by the coding sequence ATGCTGAAAATACTACTCTCCAGACTTGGTCAGTGCCTTTTGATGGCGTGGAGCGTGGGCACACTCACGTTCATCCTTACCCGCCTGCTGCCGGGGGATATGGCCTATAAAATTGCAACCGGACGCTATGGCGATGATGCAGTCAGCACCGCTGCTGCCAATGCGGTGAACGCTGAACTAGGACTTGACCGGCCTGCTTTTCAGCAATATCTGGTGTGGCTGGGAGATTTGATCACCGGAGACCTGGGTACAAGCCTGGTGACCGGCGCGCCGGTTGTCCATGAGTTAAAAAACCAGATGAGCTTTACTCTGGTGCTGGCGTTCTGGGCTATTCTTGCAGCAGCGCTCATTGCCTTTCCTGTGGGGCTGTTGTGTGGTGCAAAAGCCGAAACTGTGCCAGACAAGGCTTCACTCATCACATCAACATTTATCCGTTCCCAGCCGGTATTTTGTCTGGGGCTGTTACTCATTTTTATTTTTTCCATGGAGCTGAACTGGTTTCCTGTGGCCGGATTCGGCAGCGCTGAGTACGCTGTACTTCCGGTACTGACTTTAGCACTCAGCCTGGCAGCAGTATCTAACCGGGTAGTCCGCAACAGTACCCGCCAGGCCGTTAACAGTGCTTACTTTCATTTTGCCCGCACCAAGGGACTGAGCTATGCACAAGCCTTCACCCGCCATGTAATACCAAACGTCATCGTACCCGGCCTGGCTTTTATGGGTATTCAGCTCATCGGCCTGATTGAAGGGGTTATCATGGTGGAAAGCCTGTTTGCCTGGCCGGGTATAGGCCATGGTTTGTCTCACGCTGTTTTTGCCAGAGACATTCCCATGTTGCAGGGCACAGCGCTGGTCATGGGTATGTTGTTTGTGGCGATAAACACTCTTGTGGATATCAGCCAGCACTACCTTGACCCAAGAACGAGGCTGGAAAATTGA
- a CDS encoding MFS transporter — protein MSSVPAGPLIPAQKRATRIAFFSAGFITAAWAAIIPFIKINLAIGDGTMGLMLLCLGAGALVGMPLAGKFSSQLGCKPVLVASMSCFSLLYPALIWLDSVTLLAVFLVLFGLCVGTTDCAMNIQGVAVEKEADKPLMSGFHGFYSLGGMSGAILMTAILSSGVPVELASAAGAVMSVAFLLAGINGFRTGKSQEPAAFFALPKGVVVLIGIVCSIVFLAEGTVLDWSGIYLTEYRDVSPENAGLGVACFSVAMTLGRLAGDKITSILGPKMMVLGGGGIAITGFALSLLVPLPVAALTGYVLIGLGCSNIVPIMFSATGKQKIMSEASAVTAVSTLGYVGVLAGPALVGFGAQVYGLPAALGVIAVLLCVATALAGRVRV, from the coding sequence ATGTCTTCAGTGCCAGCAGGTCCTTTAATACCTGCGCAAAAACGTGCCACCCGGATTGCTTTTTTCAGCGCAGGATTCATTACTGCAGCCTGGGCGGCCATCATTCCATTTATTAAGATAAACCTCGCCATTGGTGACGGTACCATGGGACTGATGCTGTTATGTCTGGGCGCAGGAGCGTTAGTTGGCATGCCTCTGGCCGGTAAATTCTCATCTCAGCTTGGCTGCAAGCCTGTACTGGTGGCTTCTATGTCATGCTTCTCACTGCTTTATCCGGCACTGATCTGGCTGGACTCCGTTACTTTGCTGGCTGTTTTTCTGGTGCTCTTCGGGTTGTGCGTAGGCACCACTGATTGTGCGATGAATATTCAGGGCGTTGCGGTAGAAAAAGAAGCGGATAAGCCGCTGATGTCGGGTTTCCATGGCTTTTACAGTCTGGGAGGCATGAGCGGCGCAATTTTAATGACAGCGATTTTATCTTCCGGTGTCCCGGTGGAGTTGGCCAGTGCAGCCGGTGCGGTAATGTCAGTGGCCTTTTTGCTGGCTGGCATAAACGGATTCAGAACCGGCAAGTCACAGGAGCCGGCGGCATTTTTTGCGCTGCCAAAAGGTGTGGTAGTACTGATTGGTATCGTGTGTTCCATTGTGTTTCTGGCCGAAGGGACTGTGCTGGACTGGAGCGGCATTTATCTGACTGAATACCGTGACGTTAGTCCTGAGAACGCCGGGTTGGGTGTTGCCTGTTTTTCTGTTGCCATGACGTTAGGACGCCTGGCCGGGGATAAGATCACCAGCATACTGGGACCAAAAATGATGGTACTGGGAGGCGGCGGCATTGCAATTACAGGTTTTGCATTATCACTTCTGGTGCCGCTTCCAGTGGCAGCGCTTACCGGATATGTCCTGATTGGTCTCGGGTGTTCCAATATTGTGCCCATCATGTTTTCGGCCACGGGTAAGCAAAAAATCATGAGCGAAGCGTCTGCGGTAACAGCTGTATCAACACTGGGCTACGTGGGTGTTCTGGCAGGGCCTGCTCTGGTGGGCTTCGGGGCACAGGTTTACGGCCTGCCTGCGGCATTGGGTGTGATTGCTGTGTTACTTTGTGTTGCTACTGCCCTGGCCGGAAGAGTCAGGGTATAG